From the Lathyrus oleraceus cultivar Zhongwan6 chromosome 4, CAAS_Psat_ZW6_1.0, whole genome shotgun sequence genome, one window contains:
- the LOC127138576 gene encoding probable calcium-binding protein CML46, protein MVLSQIDYFFAEETSTSPLFGFIDLFLGLTFFNKIHKFFSSLWFFLFCQLQYGSSSEVRVEKKVSESNEPNAGRESGEMIERDEVKMVMERMGFFCSSESEELDEKYGSKELCQVFEENEPSLVEVKQAFDVFDENKDGFIDAMELQRVLVILGLKQGSEFENCEKMIKRFDENQDGRIDFIEFVNIMRNQFC, encoded by the coding sequence ATGGTTCTTTCACAAATTGACTATTTTTTTGCGGAGGAGACATCAACTTCTCCCTTGTTTGGTTTCATAGACCTTTTCCTAGGTTTAACATTTTTCAACAAAATCCACAAGTTTTTCTCAAGTTTATGGTTTTTCCTTTTCTGTCAACTTCAATATGGTAGCTCCTCAGAGGTAAGAGTGGAGAAGAAGGTTTCAGAATCCAATGAGCCAAATGCTGGGAGAGAAAGTGGTGAGATGATAGAAAGAGATGAAGTGAAAATGGTGATGGAAAGAATGGGATTTTTTTGCAGCTCAGAAAGTGAGGAACTTGATGAAAAGTATGGTTCCAAGGAGCTTTGTCAAGTGTTTGAGGAGAATGAGCCAAGCTTGGTGGAAGTGAAGCAAGCTTTCGATGTTTTTGATGAGAATAAAGATGGTTTTATTGATGCAATGGAGTTGCAAAGAGTTCTTGTTATTTTGGGATTGAAACAAGGATCAGAGTTTGAGAACTGTGAAAAGATGATCAAGAGATTCGATGAGAATCAAGATGGAAGAATTGATTTCATTGAATTTGTAAATATTATGAGAAACCAGTTCTGCTGA